The Methylocaldum marinum genome includes the window GATAGAGCTGTTCCAGGATAGTGTGTTGTCGACGAGTCATCTCGAAGATTTCGAAGGGAAGGACGCTGCAGAATCCGTGAGTGCGATCGAAAGATAAGAGAGGCAGCATCCGTGCCACGCGGTTTACGCGCCTCGTTCGTCCCGTATCGGGGAGCTTTCGGCGTGTGGGGGAATTGGATTTGCGTTTGTTCGGAGGCCGTAAACCGATGAAATGGCGCAAAAGCCGGCGCCGGATCTGCCTTTTGGTTCGGGATGGTACCCGGCTTCGTTTGCGGTATTTCACACGGTAGTGAGGCATATTGCTCACCACCGAACGACTCCGAATGGATGAATCGTCAAGGCGGTAATCCCGGTTTCCGTGGATTCTTACCCGCAGGATAATTTTTTCGTCCAGGGGGTGGGGAAATGCGTTCCTCAAACGTCTTATACGATAGAAGGGCAGGCGAATGTGCCGCGACCGCAAGGTAGGGTGATCGAATTCCCCCTTGACCGGCACCCAAAGGACGCTCCGATCAGCTTTCAGTCGGAGCAGAAGATTTTCGTGAACATTCGGACGAAAAGGCCTTCACCTGCCTTTCTTCCAATCGCAAACGGTGTCTCCGGGAAGAAAACGCCCGCGGTTCAATGGCGTTCCGGCGGAAACGCGTTTCCGGTTTACGGTCCGACGACCCGGTAGCGCCGGACCGCGATCGACGCCAGCCATCCCATGAGCAGCGCGGGAACGGCCAGTCCGAGCAGATCCGTCCCGACCCGTCCCGCGAGATCGCCGGCGGACTCCTCCCGGTATTCGAAGCGGGGAATCTCGTCGAACGCATCGAAAGCGAAATCCCCGCGGATCAGCTTGGGATTGAAGAAATCCCGCAGTTCGGCGTGGTAGGCATCGATCTGGGCGAGAAATTGGCGGTGCCGGGCCAGGCCGGTACCGGTCAGCTCCAGAAATGCACTCTGCGTCAGCAGAGCCGGCGAGAAAAACTTGAGGCGCTCGGCGAGATCCTGCTGGTGCTGCAGCGCATCGGTGAATTCGGCGACCGCCGCCTGCATGCGCCGATCCAGTTCGAGCTGGCCCAGAACCCATTTCGATTCGTCTTCCGTGCTTTCCGCGCCCGGCCGCAGCTCCGGGTGGTCTGCGAAAAAGCCCTCGGCGATCTCGTCCTTGGCTTTGCGGATGTCGTCGGTCGCATCCCGCAGATGCTCGATATAGCCCATTCGATTCGGCATCGGGTATGCCGCGGCGAGGAACACGTTCACGCCGGCCGGCAGGAGAATCACCGCCGTCAGCCACGAGGCGGCGAGGACCACGGCATTGGTGGCGGAGCGCCAGCCGAGGCTGACGACGAGCATCGCCAGCGCGAACCAGAATCCGCAATAGGCGAACACGATCCCGAACCAGCCGACGAGGCGCCAGCCGACTCCGGGCTGGCGCGGGTCGATGCCCGCCACCGCCACGGAGACGAGCAGCAGACCCGCCGTCAGGACCAGAAGAAACGCCAGACGAAAGCCGATCTTGAAGGACAGGAGACGCCGCAGGGAAACCGGCTGGGCCGCGAGCAGGCCGAGAATGCCGGCTTCCTTCTCGGAGGCCAGCAGGTCGTGGCTGAGCGCCAGAATGAACAGGGGCAGCAGATAGACGATCACGAAGGCGGAGTCGAACGGCCCCAGCAGCAGCTTGCGCGGATTCACGGTTTCATGGGTGTCGGCGAAACCGGCCTTGGCGTTGATGTTCAGCTTCACCAAATACGGGTAGAGATCGCTCTGTCCCACCGCGAGCGGTGCCAGGGGAGCCGGCGGTTTGACCGCGTAGCGTACCAGGTGCGCCCAGGTGAAGCCGCGTACGTCGACCGGGCTGTTCCAGTAAGAAACCTGCTCCTCGCCCTTGCGGACGCGCTCGGCCTGGCGTTTCGACGCCACGATGGCTTCGCTTTCCTCGGCGCGGGCGGAGGCGATGGCCCGTTCCTGGAAACGTGCCCAGGACACGCCGTTGTAAAGCCCGTAGGCGATCAGCCCGGCCAGCACCGCCGCCAGTCCGAAAACCAGCCGGTCCGCCGCCATAAGTTTCAGTTCATGCTTCCACTGGACGATCCACATCGGACTCTTCCTTTTTCCATACGAAATCGGTTATCGAAGGCGCAAGCCGGCGGACGATGCGGGCTCCCCAGACGGCGCAGCCGACCGACCAAGCCAGCAGCAAGAACGCGGCGGTCCGATAGCGGCCGGCCAGATCGCGGAATGGAGACGGTTCGTAGCGGAACTCGGGTATCCGCCCCCAGAGCTCCGGGCCGGCCTGGTATTCGCCCCAGTCCTTTTCGAGATGCCGGCTCAAATCTTCATTGAGGATCCACTGTATGCGGCGTCGGTGGTCTTCGGCGGCGCGCACGAAATCGCGGTGGTGCTCGAAGTCGGTACCGGCCAGCGCCATGGACAGGGTTTGCAGGGCGAGCAGGGGAGAAATCAGGGCGCCCCATTGATACACTTCGTCCTGCCGCCGAATCTGATCGAAGATCCGGCCGAAATGGCGGTCGAACACCTCGTTGCTCCCTTCTTCGTTCCGCTGGATCAGGATTCCGCGCCAGTTCACCGGCAAATCCTCGACCTGGTCGACCCCGTGGCGCCGCATCAAGTCGGCCTTGATCGTTTGTTCGCTCAGATGTCCGGCTTTCAGATCCGCCCTGAGCGCCGCCCTCCATTCGTTCGCGGCGGGCAGCGGGTAAAGTGATTCGGCGATACTCGCCACGGCGCGGGGCGCCAAAATGCACGAGAAGGCCCACAGGCTCAGGAGGATGGCGAGGGACGTGCGGGCCGATTCGGTTCGGGCCGACACCGCCAGGGTGAGGCCGGCGAATATGGCGAGATACAGGAAGTAGACCGCCGCGTACGGCAGCGCACGGCTCCAAAGGAAGGGCAGGCCGTCGTCTCCGGCGAAGGCCGACACGATTCCGGCGGGCGTCAGAACGACCAGCGCCGCGGCCAGCAACAGAGCGGCCTTGCCCAGAACCCAGCCGCGCAAGTCGGCACCCTGACTCAATACCTGGCGCAGCGTTCCTTGCTCGCGTTCGCCGGCGACAGCGTTGAAACCGAGCAGGATGATCAGCAGCGGCCCGAAAAGCTGCAAGGCCATGGCCGCCGTCAGCGGCGCGAAACGCTGCACGGCGGTGGTGTCCTGGGCCGGGCGGTAGACCGATTCGTTCTGGCGGTGGGCTTCCAGCCACACGCTCTGTCCGACGAAATCGACGATGCCGGGGTCCAGTGTCGCCAGCGCGCTCAGCGGGCGGAATACATAGACGCCGTAATGGGCCGCGTTGTGCGGGTTGTTTTCGCCCTGGCCCAGCCAGCGCGCGCGTTCCGCTTGCGTCGCCGCGAGCCGCTGCCGCTCCAGGTCCCGGCCGTGCTGCCAGCCGGCCGCGCCGGCGGCGGCGACCAGGGCGAACACGATCAGTATGCAAGCCAGGAGACGCCCGTCGCGTCGGACTTCCTTGAATTCTTTCACCAGGGTCGCACGGAACGCGGTGTTCATTGCACGTGCTCCAGGTAAAGGCTTTCGAGATCGGCGTGGCTGAGTTCGCCGGGAGCCTGGACCGTCAGCAGCCGGCCCTGTTTCATGATGCCCACCCGCGACGCCACGTCCTGGGCGCGGTAGAGATCGTGCGTGGTCATGAGAACGGCAACGCCGCGCTCGGCCAGTTTGCGCAGCGATTGCGAAAATTCGTGCGAGGCGGCGGGATCGAGGCCCGAGGTGGGTTCGTCCAGAAGCAGCGCCCGCGCGTCCTTGGCCAGTGCTGCGGCGATCCCGACCTTCTGGCGCATGCCCTTGGAATAAGTGTGGGCCGGCCGCATTGCAACGGCCTCGGTCAATCCGGCCTCGATCAGAAAATCCAGGAGTTCGCGGCGAGAGTAGGCGTGTCCGGCGAGGGCGCTGAAATAAGCCAGGTTCTCGAGGCCGGACAGATTTCGGTAAAGATTCACCTGTTCCGGAATATAGGCCAGATACCGCTTGGTCTCGAGAAGATGACGGCTCACTTCGAGTCCGTTGATTTCGGCTGTTCCGCCGTCCGGAGCAAGGAATCCGAGAAACAGGTTGATGGTGGTGGTCTTGCCGGCGCCGTTGGGGCCGAGAAGACAGAAAATTTCTCCGCGGCCTACGTGCAGGTCCAGGGCATGCAGTGCCGTGATGCCGTCGTAGCGCTTGCTCAGTTGAGTGGCTTTGATCATTGGAAGGCTCCCTTTCTTTGCGGCGAAAGAGCCGATTCGCAACCCGAATACGGCAAAACATCGATGTTGTGGGCGAGGGGGCGACGACGCTAGGCAACGATGCTAAGTCAACTCCGGCCTCGTCGTTTCGGCAAGAAACGCCGAAACCCGAAAGCCAAGGTTGGCATTGGCCGGGACCACATCACTGTGCGCTTGGCTGTCGGCAGTTCTGACAAGCAATCCGTCGCTTCAAACGCGACCCTTGCTGCCGACATGACGGTTTGACTTAGGGACCGGGCGTAGGGGGTAATCCGTTGACAGCCACCCGGTTCCGACGT containing:
- a CDS encoding ABC transporter permease; amino-acid sequence: MNTAFRATLVKEFKEVRRDGRLLACILIVFALVAAAGAAGWQHGRDLERQRLAATQAERARWLGQGENNPHNAAHYGVYVFRPLSALATLDPGIVDFVGQSVWLEAHRQNESVYRPAQDTTAVQRFAPLTAAMALQLFGPLLIILLGFNAVAGEREQGTLRQVLSQGADLRGWVLGKAALLLAAALVVLTPAGIVSAFAGDDGLPFLWSRALPYAAVYFLYLAIFAGLTLAVSARTESARTSLAILLSLWAFSCILAPRAVASIAESLYPLPAANEWRAALRADLKAGHLSEQTIKADLMRRHGVDQVEDLPVNWRGILIQRNEEGSNEVFDRHFGRIFDQIRRQDEVYQWGALISPLLALQTLSMALAGTDFEHHRDFVRAAEDHRRRIQWILNEDLSRHLEKDWGEYQAGPELWGRIPEFRYEPSPFRDLAGRYRTAAFLLLAWSVGCAVWGARIVRRLAPSITDFVWKKEESDVDRPVEA
- a CDS encoding ABC transporter ATP-binding protein, with the translated sequence MIKATQLSKRYDGITALHALDLHVGRGEIFCLLGPNGAGKTTTINLFLGFLAPDGGTAEINGLEVSRHLLETKRYLAYIPEQVNLYRNLSGLENLAYFSALAGHAYSRRELLDFLIEAGLTEAVAMRPAHTYSKGMRQKVGIAAALAKDARALLLDEPTSGLDPAASHEFSQSLRKLAERGVAVLMTTHDLYRAQDVASRVGIMKQGRLLTVQAPGELSHADLESLYLEHVQ
- a CDS encoding DUF3526 domain-containing protein; this encodes MWIVQWKHELKLMAADRLVFGLAAVLAGLIAYGLYNGVSWARFQERAIASARAEESEAIVASKRQAERVRKGEEQVSYWNSPVDVRGFTWAHLVRYAVKPPAPLAPLAVGQSDLYPYLVKLNINAKAGFADTHETVNPRKLLLGPFDSAFVIVYLLPLFILALSHDLLASEKEAGILGLLAAQPVSLRRLLSFKIGFRLAFLLVLTAGLLLVSVAVAGIDPRQPGVGWRLVGWFGIVFAYCGFWFALAMLVVSLGWRSATNAVVLAASWLTAVILLPAGVNVFLAAAYPMPNRMGYIEHLRDATDDIRKAKDEIAEGFFADHPELRPGAESTEDESKWVLGQLELDRRMQAAVAEFTDALQHQQDLAERLKFFSPALLTQSAFLELTGTGLARHRQFLAQIDAYHAELRDFFNPKLIRGDFAFDAFDEIPRFEYREESAGDLAGRVGTDLLGLAVPALLMGWLASIAVRRYRVVGP